One window from the genome of Clupea harengus chromosome 19, Ch_v2.0.2, whole genome shotgun sequence encodes:
- the smap2 gene encoding stromal membrane-associated protein 2 isoform X1 — MTGKSVKDIDRYQAVLTSLLALEDNKFCADCQAKGPRWASWNLGIFICIRCAGIHRNLGVHISRVKSVNLDQWTQEQIQSVQEMGNGKARRLYEAFLPECFHRPETDQTAEMFIRDKYEKKKYIDKCIDIQSFRKEKNSNVITKEPPVVFEKMKLKKDDSQQPRPIPKQSQSVNDLLGLDAPAPRATLANGRPSPVVTPALDLFSSLPATSSSANRSTHASGTMPSGRVAASVPENLSLFLDPPGKSEESSSNTSSSKKMSKDSILSLYATSSMPQTNMAAAHAGIYLNPAQMGYSAGAAAPGYGQYQAMAAQGGMMGAMIAPQMGMVAQPGVMPHQAGMGAQVPNPYMAGVQGGMMGGVAAVPPQQPYGAQQAQQLQWNIAQVSRDTSSLMTQHMAGVNFYGTNSMMGYGQPMGGAAAATTPTSSHMLGSHVWK; from the exons GTCCAAGATGGGCTTCCTGGAATCTGGGAATCTTCATCTGTATCCGCTGTGCAGGAATCCACCGGAACCTGGGGGTGCACATCTCCCGGGTCAAGTCGGTCAACCTGGACCAGTGGACCCAGGAGCAGatccag TCGGTCCAGGAGATGGGCAACGGTAAAGCCAGACGACTCTACGAGGCCTTCTTACCAGAGTGCTTCCATCGGCCAGAAACAGATCA AACAGCGGAGATGTTCATCCGGGACAAGTATGAGAAGAAGAAGTACATAGACAAGTGCATAGACATCCAATCCTTCAGG AAGGAGAAAAACAGCAACGTGATCACAAAAGAGCCACCAGTGGTATTTGAGAAGATGAAGCtg AAGAAGGATGATTCACAGCAGCCACGGCCAATCCCCAAACAGTCCCAGTCTGTCAATGACCTGCTAGGGCTAG ACGCCCCAGCACCCAGAGCAACATTAGCCAATGGAAGACCGAGTCCTGTTGTGACCCCTGCCCTCGACCTGTTCAGTTCTCTACCCGCCACCAGCTCCAGCGCAAACAGAAGCACG CATGCCTCGGGCACCATGCCCAGTGGGCGCGTGGCCGCTTCCGTGCCCGAGAACCTCAGCCTGTTCCTGGACCCGCCGGGCAAGTCTGAGGAGAGCAGcagcaacaccagcagcagcaagaaGATGTCCAAGGACTCCATCCTCTCGCTCTACGCCACTTCCTCCATGCCCCAAACCAACATGGCCGCCGCCCACG CTGGCATCTACCTCAACCCTGCCCAGATGGGCTACTCCGCAGGCGCAGCGGCACCTGGCTACGGGCAGTACCAGGCCATGGCAGCCCAGGGGGGGATGATGGGCGCCATGATTGCCCCCCAGATGGGCATGGTGGCGCAGCCTGGCGTGATGCCCCACCAGGCGGGCATGGGCGCCCAGGTGCCCAACCCGTACATGGCGGGTGTGCAGGGGGGCATGATGGGAGGGGTGGCGGCCGTGCCGCCTCAGCAGCCCTACGGAGCGCAGCAGGCCCAGCAGCTGCAGTGGAACATCGCCCAGGTCAGCAGGGACACCTCGTCTCTA atgACTCAGCACATGGCCGGCGTGAACTTCTACGGCACCAACAGCATGATGGGATACGGGCAGCCCATGGGCGGAGCAGCGGCGGCCACCACGCCTACTTCCAGTCACATGTTGGGCTCGCACGTGTGGAAGTGA
- the smap2 gene encoding stromal membrane-associated protein 2 isoform X2: MTGKSVKDIDRYQAVLTSLLALEDNKFCADCQAKGPRWASWNLGIFICIRCAGIHRNLGVHISRVKSVNLDQWTQEQIQSVQEMGNGKARRLYEAFLPECFHRPETDQTAEMFIRDKYEKKKYIDKCIDIQSFRKEKNSNVITKEPPVVFEKMKLKKDDSQQPRPIPKQSQSVNDLLGLDAPAPRATLANGRPSPVVTPALDLFSSLPATSSSANRSTHASGTMPSGRVAASVPENLSLFLDPPGKSEESSSNTSSSKKMSKDSILSLYATSSMPQTNMAAAHAGIYLNPAQMGYSAGAAAPGYGQYQAMAAQGGMMGAMIAPQMGMVAQPGVMPHQAGMGAQVPNPYMAGVQGGMMGGVAAVPPQQPYGAQQAQQLQWNIAQMTQHMAGVNFYGTNSMMGYGQPMGGAAAATTPTSSHMLGSHVWK, translated from the exons GTCCAAGATGGGCTTCCTGGAATCTGGGAATCTTCATCTGTATCCGCTGTGCAGGAATCCACCGGAACCTGGGGGTGCACATCTCCCGGGTCAAGTCGGTCAACCTGGACCAGTGGACCCAGGAGCAGatccag TCGGTCCAGGAGATGGGCAACGGTAAAGCCAGACGACTCTACGAGGCCTTCTTACCAGAGTGCTTCCATCGGCCAGAAACAGATCA AACAGCGGAGATGTTCATCCGGGACAAGTATGAGAAGAAGAAGTACATAGACAAGTGCATAGACATCCAATCCTTCAGG AAGGAGAAAAACAGCAACGTGATCACAAAAGAGCCACCAGTGGTATTTGAGAAGATGAAGCtg AAGAAGGATGATTCACAGCAGCCACGGCCAATCCCCAAACAGTCCCAGTCTGTCAATGACCTGCTAGGGCTAG ACGCCCCAGCACCCAGAGCAACATTAGCCAATGGAAGACCGAGTCCTGTTGTGACCCCTGCCCTCGACCTGTTCAGTTCTCTACCCGCCACCAGCTCCAGCGCAAACAGAAGCACG CATGCCTCGGGCACCATGCCCAGTGGGCGCGTGGCCGCTTCCGTGCCCGAGAACCTCAGCCTGTTCCTGGACCCGCCGGGCAAGTCTGAGGAGAGCAGcagcaacaccagcagcagcaagaaGATGTCCAAGGACTCCATCCTCTCGCTCTACGCCACTTCCTCCATGCCCCAAACCAACATGGCCGCCGCCCACG CTGGCATCTACCTCAACCCTGCCCAGATGGGCTACTCCGCAGGCGCAGCGGCACCTGGCTACGGGCAGTACCAGGCCATGGCAGCCCAGGGGGGGATGATGGGCGCCATGATTGCCCCCCAGATGGGCATGGTGGCGCAGCCTGGCGTGATGCCCCACCAGGCGGGCATGGGCGCCCAGGTGCCCAACCCGTACATGGCGGGTGTGCAGGGGGGCATGATGGGAGGGGTGGCGGCCGTGCCGCCTCAGCAGCCCTACGGAGCGCAGCAGGCCCAGCAGCTGCAGTGGAACATCGCCCAG atgACTCAGCACATGGCCGGCGTGAACTTCTACGGCACCAACAGCATGATGGGATACGGGCAGCCCATGGGCGGAGCAGCGGCGGCCACCACGCCTACTTCCAGTCACATGTTGGGCTCGCACGTGTGGAAGTGA
- the smap2 gene encoding stromal membrane-associated protein 2 isoform X3: protein MTGKSVKDIDRYQAVLTSLLALEDNKFCADCQAKGPRWASWNLGIFICIRCAGIHRNLGVHISRVKSVNLDQWTQEQIQSVQEMGNGKARRLYEAFLPECFHRPETDQTAEMFIRDKYEKKKYIDKCIDIQSFRKKDDSQQPRPIPKQSQSVNDLLGLDAPAPRATLANGRPSPVVTPALDLFSSLPATSSSANRSTHASGTMPSGRVAASVPENLSLFLDPPGKSEESSSNTSSSKKMSKDSILSLYATSSMPQTNMAAAHAGIYLNPAQMGYSAGAAAPGYGQYQAMAAQGGMMGAMIAPQMGMVAQPGVMPHQAGMGAQVPNPYMAGVQGGMMGGVAAVPPQQPYGAQQAQQLQWNIAQVSRDTSSLMTQHMAGVNFYGTNSMMGYGQPMGGAAAATTPTSSHMLGSHVWK, encoded by the exons GTCCAAGATGGGCTTCCTGGAATCTGGGAATCTTCATCTGTATCCGCTGTGCAGGAATCCACCGGAACCTGGGGGTGCACATCTCCCGGGTCAAGTCGGTCAACCTGGACCAGTGGACCCAGGAGCAGatccag TCGGTCCAGGAGATGGGCAACGGTAAAGCCAGACGACTCTACGAGGCCTTCTTACCAGAGTGCTTCCATCGGCCAGAAACAGATCA AACAGCGGAGATGTTCATCCGGGACAAGTATGAGAAGAAGAAGTACATAGACAAGTGCATAGACATCCAATCCTTCAGG AAGAAGGATGATTCACAGCAGCCACGGCCAATCCCCAAACAGTCCCAGTCTGTCAATGACCTGCTAGGGCTAG ACGCCCCAGCACCCAGAGCAACATTAGCCAATGGAAGACCGAGTCCTGTTGTGACCCCTGCCCTCGACCTGTTCAGTTCTCTACCCGCCACCAGCTCCAGCGCAAACAGAAGCACG CATGCCTCGGGCACCATGCCCAGTGGGCGCGTGGCCGCTTCCGTGCCCGAGAACCTCAGCCTGTTCCTGGACCCGCCGGGCAAGTCTGAGGAGAGCAGcagcaacaccagcagcagcaagaaGATGTCCAAGGACTCCATCCTCTCGCTCTACGCCACTTCCTCCATGCCCCAAACCAACATGGCCGCCGCCCACG CTGGCATCTACCTCAACCCTGCCCAGATGGGCTACTCCGCAGGCGCAGCGGCACCTGGCTACGGGCAGTACCAGGCCATGGCAGCCCAGGGGGGGATGATGGGCGCCATGATTGCCCCCCAGATGGGCATGGTGGCGCAGCCTGGCGTGATGCCCCACCAGGCGGGCATGGGCGCCCAGGTGCCCAACCCGTACATGGCGGGTGTGCAGGGGGGCATGATGGGAGGGGTGGCGGCCGTGCCGCCTCAGCAGCCCTACGGAGCGCAGCAGGCCCAGCAGCTGCAGTGGAACATCGCCCAGGTCAGCAGGGACACCTCGTCTCTA atgACTCAGCACATGGCCGGCGTGAACTTCTACGGCACCAACAGCATGATGGGATACGGGCAGCCCATGGGCGGAGCAGCGGCGGCCACCACGCCTACTTCCAGTCACATGTTGGGCTCGCACGTGTGGAAGTGA